Proteins found in one Streptococcus anginosus subsp. whileyi MAS624 genomic segment:
- a CDS encoding DUF3021 domain-containing protein — MKKTLFRDALGGIVIGLLLSVIFSYFFAPVYHPLNPYSAVGLWMEQHHIHGALVVLYCAAIWCLIGLLFSLGKELFKKDWSILKATICHYGLMILGFIPLALLAGWFPSEPIFILQLILEFTVVYLILWTILSYLTKKKIEKINHHLNKQSK, encoded by the coding sequence ATGAAAAAAACATTATTCAGAGATGCTCTAGGAGGTATTGTTATCGGGCTTCTCCTATCCGTCATCTTTTCTTACTTTTTTGCACCTGTCTATCATCCGCTCAACCCTTATTCAGCAGTTGGTCTTTGGATGGAACAGCATCATATTCACGGCGCCTTAGTCGTTCTCTATTGCGCAGCGATATGGTGTCTAATCGGCTTGCTCTTTAGCTTAGGGAAAGAGCTTTTCAAAAAAGATTGGAGCATTCTCAAAGCAACAATCTGTCATTATGGGCTTATGATTTTAGGGTTTATCCCTCTAGCTCTATTAGCCGGCTGGTTTCCAAGTGAACCCATTTTCATCTTACAGTTAATTTTGGAATTTACTGTTGTTTATCTCATCCTTTGGACAATCCTGTCTTATCTGACTAAAAAGAAAATTGAGAAAATCAATCATCACTTAAACAAACAAAGCAAATAG
- a CDS encoding LytTR family DNA-binding domain-containing protein, with protein MKVQLHIDEKFSEEKVIIEAPALSDAIQQLLKFAQQLDKNKVIRAKKEEEIYLLDTTEIQRVYIENRQVWAETVTDNYHLGLPLYQVLELLPADFLQISQSEIINTKQIDHLKLTGSGLIQITLKNGQITYSSRRYLKAIKEKLQL; from the coding sequence ATGAAAGTTCAATTGCATATTGACGAAAAGTTTTCAGAGGAAAAAGTCATTATCGAAGCACCGGCTTTGTCAGATGCCATTCAGCAACTGCTGAAATTTGCTCAACAACTCGATAAAAACAAAGTTATTCGAGCCAAAAAAGAGGAAGAGATTTACCTATTAGATACTACTGAAATTCAGCGGGTTTATATTGAAAATCGCCAAGTTTGGGCTGAAACAGTAACAGACAATTATCACTTAGGGCTTCCACTTTATCAAGTTTTGGAATTGCTTCCTGCTGATTTTCTACAGATTTCCCAATCTGAAATCATCAATACCAAACAGATTGATCATCTGAAATTGACCGGCAGCGGTCTGATTCAGATTACACTAAAAAACGGTCAGATAACTTATTCATCTCGCCGTTATCTCAAAGCTATAAAGGAGAAATTACAGCTATGA
- a CDS encoding type II toxin-antitoxin system HicB family antitoxin: MLKSYPAIFHKEEDGSYWVEFPEFGGGTQGANVEEALKNAREMLESVLAAYIDEGLDMPKPSDIMALTVKDGFVSMIQADPTPFIRNNKAVRKNVTVPEWLVRLADREKVNYSEVLTQALETKLQA, translated from the coding sequence ATGTTAAAATCATATCCAGCAATTTTTCATAAAGAGGAAGACGGTTCTTATTGGGTAGAATTTCCAGAGTTTGGAGGAGGCACACAAGGGGCAAATGTTGAAGAAGCCTTGAAAAATGCCCGTGAAATGCTTGAGAGTGTTTTAGCTGCTTACATAGACGAAGGATTAGATATGCCAAAGCCTAGCGACATCATGGCTTTAACCGTTAAAGACGGCTTTGTTAGCATGATACAAGCAGACCCTACCCCGTTTATTCGCAACAATAAAGCCGTTAGAAAGAATGTGACTGTCCCTGAATGGCTAGTAAGATTAGCGGATCGTGAAAAAGTAAATTATTCTGAGGTGCTAACTCAAGCCCTAGAAACAAAGTTACAAGCCTAG
- a CDS encoding type II toxin-antitoxin system HicA family toxin, translating to MPLTGKEMAKLAEKNGWVEIRQNGSHHHFKHEDFDYIVTIPIHGNKDLGRGLESKILKDLGLK from the coding sequence ATGCCACTTACAGGAAAAGAAATGGCAAAGCTAGCCGAGAAAAATGGTTGGGTAGAAATCCGACAGAACGGCAGCCATCACCATTTCAAACATGAAGATTTTGATTATATAGTGACTATCCCAATCCATGGAAACAAGGATTTAGGAAGAGGGCTAGAAAGCAAAATCCTGAAAGATTTGGGGCTGAAATAA
- a CDS encoding ArpU family phage packaging/lysis transcriptional regulator has translation MLELFQEIDEKATQAKAKKILQTYRRLCRIAGSEYTLRSASAFSDQPRSKNNQPSKGLETFVVKRLDAEREKTEIDKAVSLLSSDMYKEILIRRFCKARQCSNICIYMELDLSESEFYREQSKALLEFAEWYKACELLVFKPYVTG, from the coding sequence ATGCTGGAATTGTTTCAAGAGATTGACGAAAAAGCAACTCAAGCCAAGGCTAAAAAGATTTTACAGACTTATCGCCGTTTGTGTCGAATTGCTGGGAGTGAATACACTTTGCGAAGCGCCAGTGCTTTTTCAGACCAACCACGTAGCAAGAACAATCAGCCAAGCAAAGGACTTGAAACCTTTGTAGTAAAAAGGCTAGACGCAGAAAGGGAGAAAACAGAGATAGACAAGGCTGTTAGTTTGCTTTCTAGTGATATGTACAAAGAAATATTGATTAGAAGATTTTGCAAAGCAAGACAGTGTAGCAATATCTGTATATACATGGAATTAGACTTGTCTGAATCGGAATTTTACAGAGAACAAAGCAAGGCATTATTAGAGTTTGCGGAATGGTATAAAGCCTGTGAATTGCTTGTCTTTAAACCTTACGTAACAGGTTGA
- a CDS encoding ATP-binding protein has product MEEQFKEYQNRKILDKVCSIHNVNYWQISIPIRGSDERKLQEFCPECVRENIQREEQELANEATNQQVYQKTYNVLMRDSTIPRELKEASFENFIAETAEEKQLLKFARGQVEKYLDGMTGNTLFTGSTGIGKSHLSVAIAKAINEGYKAKGEPKSVLFVTFTDIVNKIQDGWSYGKNAALTKSDAVELLKKPDYLIIDDLGAKNAVIKPKNDWEQNLLFDILNNRENTIINTNLSGDELKTVYNERNYSRILKGLEGNSFRIYSIKDKRYSIRQLKTKQVKK; this is encoded by the coding sequence ATGGAGGAACAGTTCAAAGAGTATCAAAATAGAAAAATACTTGATAAGGTCTGCTCAATTCATAACGTGAACTATTGGCAAATATCAATACCTATTAGGGGAAGTGATGAACGTAAGTTGCAAGAGTTTTGCCCTGAATGTGTCAGAGAGAATATACAGCGCGAAGAACAAGAGTTAGCTAACGAAGCCACAAACCAACAAGTCTATCAAAAAACCTATAATGTGCTTATGCGAGACAGTACGATCCCTAGAGAGTTAAAAGAGGCTAGCTTTGAGAATTTCATAGCTGAGACAGCCGAGGAAAAGCAACTACTGAAGTTTGCTAGAGGGCAAGTAGAGAAATACCTGGACGGCATGACAGGAAATACCCTATTTACAGGATCTACAGGGATAGGAAAGAGTCATTTAAGCGTAGCTATTGCTAAGGCTATAAACGAGGGCTACAAGGCCAAAGGAGAGCCTAAAAGCGTTCTGTTTGTAACCTTTACAGATATTGTTAATAAAATTCAGGACGGTTGGAGTTATGGCAAGAATGCAGCTCTTACTAAATCTGATGCCGTGGAACTCTTGAAAAAGCCTGACTACCTTATCATTGATGATCTAGGGGCAAAGAATGCGGTTATTAAACCTAAGAACGATTGGGAACAGAATTTATTATTTGATATACTTAACAATCGTGAGAATACAATTATCAATACCAATCTAAGCGGTGATGAATTAAAAACAGTGTATAATGAACGTAACTATAGCCGCATTCTTAAAGGCTTAGAGGGGAATTCGTTCAGGATTTACAGTATCAAAGATAAGCGGTATTCAATTCGACAATTAAAGACTAAACAAGTTAAGAAATAA
- a CDS encoding phage replisome organizer N-terminal domain-containing protein has product MAKTKVYFWLKIDKKFFDNIFIKRLKTLPGGYTMTVIYIRLMLESLDSDCILYYEGYFDSLKAELALKLDVSEDDIEMTMAYFTKCGLIQIDEDKNAKLPQAKAMVQQETNQAAYMREYRREQREKNKNLTMLSDNLTTLTTCKTEIDIDTEKEIEQQLEQEKAGEAGKNIIFEKLKEAFGEMSVSGTMVTEVEDLLATHGQTLLLYALEQTILNNGRSIRYTRSILERWQGQGLKTIEQVKQNQAAYEAKKQPLAQPTQDNFPDVPF; this is encoded by the coding sequence ATGGCAAAAACAAAAGTTTATTTTTGGTTAAAAATTGATAAAAAGTTTTTTGATAATATCTTTATCAAGAGACTTAAAACTTTACCGGGTGGTTACACTATGACAGTTATATATATCAGACTTATGCTTGAAAGTCTTGATAGTGACTGCATTCTTTACTACGAGGGATACTTTGATAGTTTAAAAGCAGAATTAGCCTTAAAGCTAGATGTTTCAGAAGATGATATTGAAATGACTATGGCATATTTTACAAAATGCGGTTTAATTCAAATTGATGAGGATAAAAATGCAAAGCTGCCACAAGCTAAAGCCATGGTACAACAGGAAACGAACCAAGCCGCCTATATGCGGGAATACCGCAGAGAACAACGAGAAAAAAATAAAAATCTTACAATGTTATCTGATAATCTTACCACGTTAACTACGTGTAAGACAGAGATAGATATAGATACAGAGAAAGAGATAGAGCAACAGCTAGAGCAAGAAAAAGCTGGTGAAGCTGGTAAAAATATTATCTTTGAAAAACTAAAAGAGGCTTTTGGTGAAATGTCTGTTAGTGGCACAATGGTGACAGAGGTTGAAGACTTGCTAGCTACTCACGGCCAGACTTTGTTACTTTATGCTCTTGAACAAACCATATTGAACAACGGTAGGTCTATTAGATACACGCGCTCAATCCTTGAACGCTGGCAAGGTCAAGGATTAAAGACTATCGAGCAAGTCAAACAAAATCAAGCAGCTTACGAGGCTAAGAAACAGCCATTAGCACAACCAACACAGGACAACTTCCCTGATGTCCCGTTTTAG
- a CDS encoding Rha family transcriptional regulator: MELVYMDGKKEPYTTSEIVAECAGVQHHTVTRLLRNHKERFEVFGFYGFEIHKLDGKGRPKKVYHLNEQQATLLITYLDNTPQVVKFKTNLVKAFFEMRDELAKFKLQRALEKPKRKTLHDSIESWKEAPQHPHNTITNLLLKGTSDMNKKQLMAARGGYNGIDSLTSTELARYQDLEDMAIAMIKLGMTYQEIKSMVFRPQQGG, translated from the coding sequence ATGGAATTAGTTTACATGGACGGCAAGAAAGAGCCGTACACTACTAGCGAGATAGTTGCTGAATGCGCTGGAGTACAGCACCACACAGTAACGCGCCTATTAAGAAATCATAAGGAACGATTTGAGGTGTTTGGATTTTATGGATTTGAAATCCATAAATTAGACGGAAAAGGAAGACCTAAAAAGGTCTATCATCTAAACGAACAACAAGCCACGTTGTTAATCACCTACTTAGATAACACACCGCAAGTAGTCAAATTCAAAACAAACCTAGTCAAAGCATTCTTTGAAATGCGGGACGAGCTAGCAAAGTTTAAGCTACAGCGTGCTTTAGAAAAGCCAAAGCGTAAAACTTTGCATGACAGCATAGAAAGCTGGAAAGAAGCACCCCAGCACCCGCATAACACCATTACAAATCTTTTGCTAAAAGGTACTAGTGACATGAATAAAAAGCAACTGATGGCGGCGCGTGGCGGCTATAATGGCATTGATAGCCTAACCAGTACCGAGCTAGCCAGATATCAAGACTTAGAAGATATGGCTATTGCTATGATTAAGCTAGGCATGACTTATCAGGAAATAAAATCCATGGTCTTTAGACCACAACAAGGAGGATAA
- a CDS encoding helix-turn-helix domain-containing protein encodes MKNNFRVLLAKRRKKVSDVHNKTGISKSALIALYYERTKKPDIQTLQKVADYLGVTIDELLTPEE; translated from the coding sequence ATGAAAAATAATTTTCGCGTTCTTTTAGCAAAGCGACGGAAAAAGGTTTCGGACGTACATAACAAAACAGGTATTTCAAAAAGCGCTTTGATTGCCTTGTATTATGAACGAACTAAAAAGCCAGACATTCAGACATTGCAAAAAGTAGCTGACTATTTAGGCGTCACTATAGACGAACTACTTACGCCAGAAGAATAG
- a CDS encoding helix-turn-helix domain-containing protein, translating into MNRLKELRKQKKQTQKELALELKIPLRTLQSWENKESQIKQDKAQTLADYFGVSVGYLLGYDDITKVDVTDVETFKLFEKVADEQTKEFGLKEITDIEQLKELKSDALIALKFIESIRNSLTIGVIKPYSYPWKMEEISNILLDLLTTIERREQELAD; encoded by the coding sequence ATGAATAGATTAAAAGAATTACGAAAACAAAAAAAGCAAACCCAAAAAGAGCTTGCCCTTGAATTAAAAATTCCTTTACGAACTCTTCAAAGTTGGGAAAATAAAGAGAGTCAAATCAAACAGGACAAAGCCCAGACGCTAGCTGACTACTTTGGTGTAAGTGTTGGGTACTTGTTAGGGTATGACGATATTACTAAGGTAGATGTTACTGATGTAGAAACTTTCAAGCTTTTTGAAAAAGTTGCTGATGAGCAAACAAAAGAATTTGGGTTAAAAGAAATAACAGATATTGAACAACTTAAAGAATTAAAATCAGATGCATTGATAGCCCTTAAGTTTATTGAAAGTATTAGAAATAGTTTAACTATTGGTGTTATTAAACCTTATTCTTATCCCTGGAAAATGGAAGAGATTTCTAATATTTTGCTTGATTTGCTCACCACAATAGAACGTCGTGAACAAGAATTGGCTGATTAG
- a CDS encoding virulence RhuM family protein, with amino-acid sequence MNELQFLIYSADNNQETASVIIRGETIWASQKEMARLFGVGVPAISKHLKNIFEEGELEEKVVVSKMEITTKHGAIADKTQTKDVSYYNLDAIISVGYRVNSQKATRFRQWATSVLREYMIKGFAMDDERLKQGENLLGKDYFRELLERVRSIRASERRIWLQITDIFAEISIDYDPQSTLTKQFYADVQNKFHYAITDQTAAEIIYTKADHTKDNMGLTTWKNSPDGRILQMDTQVAKNYLTEKEISSLERSISSYFDYLERQIEQRKTQTMQQLAESIDRFLTFQEYDILEGHGKITSKAAKDKAKLEYQLFNKTQKINSDFEKELKGLIDK; translated from the coding sequence ATGAACGAATTACAATTTTTAATCTATTCAGCAGATAACAACCAAGAAACAGCTAGCGTTATTATACGCGGGGAAACTATCTGGGCTAGTCAGAAAGAAATGGCTAGGCTGTTTGGTGTTGGTGTCCCTGCCATTAGTAAGCACTTAAAAAATATCTTTGAAGAGGGAGAATTAGAAGAAAAAGTGGTTGTTTCCAAAATGGAAATAACCACAAAACACGGTGCAATTGCTGATAAAACCCAAACTAAGGATGTCAGCTACTACAATCTTGACGCCATTATCTCCGTAGGTTATCGGGTCAACTCTCAAAAAGCCACGCGCTTCAGACAATGGGCTACTTCGGTACTGCGTGAGTACATGATAAAAGGCTTTGCTATGGATGACGAACGCTTGAAACAAGGGGAAAACCTCCTAGGAAAAGACTACTTCCGCGAACTCTTGGAACGTGTCCGCTCTATCCGTGCTAGTGAGCGCCGTATCTGGTTACAGATTACGGATATTTTTGCAGAGATTTCTATCGATTATGACCCACAAAGTACACTTACAAAACAATTCTATGCTGATGTACAAAACAAGTTTCATTATGCTATTACTGATCAGACTGCTGCAGAAATTATATATACGAAAGCAGACCATACCAAGGACAACATGGGACTAACCACTTGGAAAAATTCCCCAGACGGTCGTATCTTACAAATGGATACCCAGGTAGCAAAGAATTACCTAACAGAAAAAGAAATTAGCTCTCTTGAAAGAAGTATCTCCAGCTATTTTGATTACCTTGAAAGACAAATAGAGCAGCGAAAAACCCAGACCATGCAGCAGCTTGCTGAAAGCATTGATCGCTTTTTGACTTTCCAAGAATACGATATTTTAGAGGGGCATGGTAAAATCACTTCTAAGGCTGCTAAGGATAAGGCAAAGTTAGAGTATCAACTTTTCAATAAAACCCAAAAGATAAATTCAGACTTTGAGAAAGAGCTTAAAGGGCTGATTGACAAATAA
- a CDS encoding tyrosine-type recombinase/integrase: MRITEVKKKNGTTVYRASVYLGVDQVTGKKVKTSVTGRTRKEVKLKAQQAQIDFKLNGSTIQKTVTVKNFQELADIWLESYKLTVKPQTYEATLSNLRTHIYPVFGNRQLDKITASDIQVFINQLSRYFENFVTIRSIIRRIFQQGILLQLVTNNPARDIILPRRQKKADDNKVKFIAPDDLKAFLDNLEKKQYKRYGLYYEYVLYHLLLSTGLRIGEACALEWTDIDLDKSTITVNKTYNKGLKAVSTAKTKSANRTISIDKKTVNMLRLYKNRQRQLFFETGARAPSVVFATPTREYFDLAIRQSALDTRCKEAGIPRFTFHAFRHTHASLLLNAGISYKELQYRLGHANITMTLDIYSHLSRDKEKEAVAYFEKAISSL, encoded by the coding sequence ATGAGAATAACAGAAGTCAAAAAGAAAAACGGTACAACTGTGTACCGTGCTAGTGTTTATCTCGGTGTTGACCAGGTAACAGGTAAGAAAGTAAAAACCAGCGTAACAGGACGGACAAGAAAAGAGGTTAAATTAAAAGCTCAACAAGCCCAGATAGATTTTAAACTGAATGGCTCAACCATTCAAAAGACAGTCACGGTCAAGAATTTTCAAGAGTTGGCCGACATATGGCTAGAAAGCTATAAGCTGACCGTTAAGCCTCAAACCTATGAGGCGACATTGAGCAATCTAAGAACCCATATTTACCCAGTTTTTGGGAACAGACAACTTGACAAGATAACGGCTAGTGATATACAAGTTTTTATTAATCAACTATCAAGATATTTTGAAAACTTTGTGACAATACGGTCAATCATCAGGAGGATTTTTCAGCAAGGAATATTGCTGCAGCTTGTCACCAATAACCCAGCTAGAGATATTATACTTCCTAGAAGACAAAAGAAGGCTGATGATAACAAGGTAAAGTTTATTGCTCCAGATGATTTGAAGGCTTTTCTTGATAATCTAGAAAAGAAGCAGTACAAGCGTTATGGTTTGTATTATGAGTATGTCCTCTATCATTTGCTCTTGTCTACAGGGTTACGGATTGGTGAAGCCTGCGCCTTAGAATGGACTGACATAGACCTTGATAAGAGTACAATCACAGTAAATAAAACGTATAACAAAGGCTTAAAGGCGGTTAGTACAGCCAAGACAAAGTCAGCTAACCGAACCATTAGCATAGACAAGAAAACGGTCAATATGCTGCGCTTATACAAGAATAGGCAACGCCAGCTATTTTTCGAGACTGGGGCGCGTGCTCCGTCTGTTGTCTTTGCCACCCCTACAAGAGAATATTTTGATTTGGCAATTAGGCAAAGCGCTTTAGATACCCGTTGTAAAGAAGCAGGTATCCCTCGCTTTACCTTTCACGCTTTCCGCCATACTCACGCTAGTTTATTGCTGAATGCTGGTATCTCATACAAAGAATTACAATATCGCTTAGGTCATGCAAATATTACAATGACTTTAGACATCTACAGCCACCTATCAAGAGACAAAGAAAAAGAAGCAGTAGCTTACTTTGAGAAAGCCATTAGCTCCCTTTAG
- the mutL gene encoding DNA mismatch repair endonuclease MutL, with protein sequence MSKIIELPENLANQIAAGEVIERPSSVVKELIENSIDAGATQIIVEIEEAGLRSIQVIDNGEGIEHEEVSLALRRHATSKIKKQADLFRIRTLGFRGEALPSIASVSRLTIETATSSGAHGTLLIAQGGEVETLDPSSCPRGTKIKVEDLFFNTPARLKYMKSQQAELSHIVDVINRLSLAHPEVAFTLVNDGKEMTRTAGTGNLRQAIAGIYGLTTAKKMIEILASDLDFEVSGYISLPELTRANRNYITILINGRYIKNFLLNRAILDGYGSKLMVGRFPIAVIDIRIDPYLADVNVHPTKQEVRISKERELMALISQAIAVSLKEQDLIPDALENLAKSTINRAIKPEQTSLPLKENRLYYDKERNDFFVKPQVSEAQPSFEESARLDQQSADTDELNSKSASVKFAERQSPSYNQLDHPELDQASLERALDKLDGEETSTFPELEYFGQMHGTYLFAQGNGGLYIIDQHAAQERVKYEYYREKIGDVDASQQQLLVPYIFEFPADDMLRLKQRMSLLEEAGVFLEEYGTNQFILREHPIWLKEEEIESGIYEMCDMLLLTKEVSIKKYRAELAIMMSCKRSIKANHSLDDYSARDLIFQLSQCDNPYNCPHGRPVLVNFTKSDMEKMFRRIQENHTSLRELGKY encoded by the coding sequence ATGTCAAAAATTATTGAACTACCAGAAAATCTTGCTAATCAGATTGCAGCGGGTGAGGTTATTGAGCGACCTAGCAGCGTTGTCAAGGAGTTAATAGAAAATTCTATTGATGCTGGTGCCACTCAGATTATAGTTGAGATTGAAGAAGCGGGACTCAGGAGCATTCAAGTCATTGATAATGGTGAAGGAATTGAGCATGAGGAGGTTTCCTTGGCTTTGCGGCGGCATGCTACTAGTAAAATCAAGAAACAAGCCGACCTTTTTCGAATTCGGACATTGGGCTTTCGGGGCGAGGCGCTTCCATCCATTGCCTCTGTTTCACGTTTGACGATTGAAACTGCGACAAGTAGTGGTGCACATGGAACGCTTCTGATTGCGCAAGGTGGAGAAGTTGAGACTTTAGATCCAAGTAGCTGTCCTAGGGGTACCAAAATCAAAGTGGAAGACCTTTTTTTCAACACGCCTGCTCGCTTGAAATATATGAAAAGCCAACAAGCGGAACTATCTCATATTGTAGATGTGATTAACCGTTTAAGCTTGGCTCATCCGGAGGTCGCTTTCACTCTTGTTAATGACGGTAAAGAGATGACACGGACAGCAGGAACAGGAAATCTGCGTCAAGCAATTGCTGGTATTTATGGACTGACAACAGCCAAAAAAATGATTGAAATTTTAGCATCTGATTTGGATTTTGAAGTATCAGGCTATATTAGTTTGCCAGAATTAACAAGGGCTAATCGGAATTACATTACTATCCTCATCAATGGTCGCTACATCAAGAATTTCCTACTCAATCGAGCTATTTTAGATGGATATGGTAGCAAGCTCATGGTGGGACGTTTCCCGATTGCTGTGATTGATATTCGGATTGACCCATATCTTGCTGATGTTAATGTTCACCCGACCAAGCAAGAAGTGCGGATTTCAAAGGAGCGAGAGCTCATGGCCTTGATATCGCAAGCTATTGCTGTAAGTTTGAAAGAGCAAGATTTGATTCCGGACGCATTAGAGAATTTAGCCAAATCAACCATTAACCGAGCAATTAAGCCTGAGCAGACCAGCCTCCCTCTCAAAGAGAACCGACTTTATTACGATAAAGAAAGAAATGACTTCTTTGTGAAACCACAAGTGTCAGAAGCTCAACCTTCTTTTGAGGAATCTGCCCGATTAGACCAACAATCTGCTGATACAGATGAACTCAATTCAAAATCTGCTTCTGTCAAATTTGCAGAAAGGCAATCTCCTTCTTACAATCAACTAGATCATCCAGAGCTGGATCAGGCGAGCTTAGAGAGAGCTTTAGATAAGCTAGATGGAGAAGAAACTTCAACGTTTCCAGAATTGGAATATTTCGGGCAAATGCACGGCACCTACCTTTTTGCTCAAGGAAACGGTGGCCTTTATATTATTGACCAACATGCAGCTCAAGAGCGAGTAAAGTACGAATATTACCGCGAAAAAATCGGAGATGTAGATGCTAGTCAGCAGCAGCTTCTGGTTCCCTATATTTTTGAATTTCCAGCCGATGATATGCTGCGTCTGAAACAACGGATGTCTCTTTTAGAAGAAGCCGGTGTTTTCCTTGAAGAATACGGAACTAATCAATTTATTCTTCGTGAACATCCCATTTGGCTTAAGGAAGAGGAGATCGAATCAGGTATTTATGAGATGTGCGATATGCTCCTTCTAACCAAGGAAGTCTCTATCAAGAAATATCGCGCTGAGCTGGCTATTATGATGAGTTGCAAACGCTCTATTAAAGCCAATCACAGTTTGGATGACTATTCAGCGCGTGATTTGATCTTCCAGCTATCACAATGCGATAATCCCTACAACTGCCCTCACGGTCGTCCCGTTTTGGTCAACTTCACCAAATCTGATATGGAAAAAATGTTCCGTCGGATTCAGGAAAATCATACCAGCCTGAGAGAATTGGGGAAATATTAA
- the ruvA gene encoding Holliday junction branch migration protein RuvA, producing MYEYFKGILSKITAKYIVVEVGQIGYTLHVANPYAYSGQVNQEIQVFVHQVVREDAQLLYGFRTEDEKQLFLNLISVSGIGPVSALAIIAADDNAGLVQAIEQKNITYLTKFPKIGKKTAQQMVLDLEGKVVATGVAPKQVAVAATSDNQELEEAMEAMLALGYKAAELKKIKKFFEGTNDTAENYIKSALKMLVK from the coding sequence ATGTACGAATATTTTAAAGGAATTTTAAGTAAAATCACAGCCAAATATATTGTAGTGGAGGTGGGGCAAATTGGCTATACCCTGCATGTGGCAAATCCCTATGCCTATTCAGGTCAGGTCAATCAGGAGATTCAAGTTTTTGTTCATCAGGTGGTCAGAGAGGATGCCCAGCTCCTCTACGGTTTTCGCACAGAGGATGAAAAGCAGCTTTTTCTCAATTTGATTTCGGTTTCTGGTATTGGACCTGTTTCTGCTCTTGCGATAATCGCTGCCGATGATAATGCCGGTTTGGTGCAGGCTATTGAGCAGAAAAACATCACTTATCTGACAAAATTTCCTAAAATCGGCAAAAAAACGGCCCAGCAGATGGTGCTGGACTTAGAAGGCAAGGTTGTGGCAACAGGTGTTGCTCCTAAGCAAGTTGCTGTTGCAGCTACTAGTGACAATCAAGAATTGGAAGAAGCCATGGAAGCCATGCTAGCTCTGGGATACAAGGCGGCTGAACTCAAGAAAATTAAGAAATTTTTTGAAGGAACCAATGATACCGCGGAAAACTATATCAAATCCGCTCTTAAGATGCTGGTAAAATAA
- a CDS encoding DNA-3-methyladenine glycosylase I gives MKRCSWVKKNNPLYVAYHDLEWGIPLHDERALFELLCLETYQAGLSWETILNKRAAFRQAFHGYDVHQVAVMTDAELEGVLQNPAVVRNRRKIYATRANAQAFLKIQAEFGSFDHYLWSFVDFTPIDNPVKDYRLAPSKTSLSEEVAKDMKRRGFEFVGPVCVYSFLQAAGLVNDHEETCDFNSARKTIK, from the coding sequence ATGAAACGATGTAGTTGGGTAAAAAAGAATAATCCTTTATATGTCGCTTATCATGATCTAGAGTGGGGGATTCCTTTGCATGATGAGCGGGCTTTATTTGAGTTGCTCTGCCTAGAGACCTATCAGGCAGGACTGTCTTGGGAGACTATTCTCAATAAACGAGCAGCCTTCCGACAAGCTTTTCATGGCTATGATGTTCATCAGGTGGCAGTCATGACAGATGCGGAGTTAGAAGGCGTTTTACAAAATCCTGCCGTCGTCCGAAATCGTCGGAAAATCTATGCAACACGTGCCAACGCCCAAGCTTTTTTGAAAATACAGGCAGAATTTGGCAGTTTTGATCATTATCTCTGGTCTTTTGTAGACTTTACACCGATTGACAATCCTGTAAAGGACTACAGACTTGCTCCATCTAAAACGTCACTGTCCGAAGAAGTAGCTAAAGACATGAAGAGACGAGGCTTCGAGTTTGTAGGACCAGTCTGTGTCTATTCTTTCCTGCAGGCGGCAGGTCTTGTCAATGACCATGAGGAGACTTGCGATTTTAATTCAGCAAGAAAAACAATCAAATGA